The stretch of DNA TGATGTGGCATCCAGAAATTTCATTTGATTTGTCGATTCGTGCCACAATCTATGGTTATCAGAGAAACTTTTGTTTATGAAGTACTGAGCATCGGGGTACAGATGAACTGCCAGGTTTGGTTCTTGGATTGGAGCCTGGCACATTCTGTGTTGGCAGGGTGTTCAGAATACCTTTAGTGGACCACGAACCACAATTGGCAAGGATCTGGGCCAGAGAAATGGTTACTGGTGCGTATCATCCTAAGTGGGTTCAATTGAGGACTTCATTAGGCACAATTGAAGCCATCGCATTTTTAGTCGAGTTGGAGCACCCTAAATATGTAGGCACCAGCTTGAATAGAGAATCAAAAGCAAAGAGGATCTTGGAAGCAAAGGGGAAGAGAGGTTCATGCTATGAGTATATGAAGCAAACTGTTCAATTTCTCCGTGCTGAAAAAATAGATGACAAGAATTTAGAATCACTTTATCAAGAAGTCAGAAAAATTAAGTCAGAAAAATCAGTTTCATTACAACTTGATCACACAAATTCTGTAGGATAGCCAATGTGAACTGACTTTGAAGTGAATCAAAAAATCTTGTCTTGCCTTGAAATGATGCGATAGTTTTCACAATTCATACTGACCCCGTCAGAAAATCCTCAGGTTCAAAAGTCCCCTCAGGAAATTTCCCCCAATATGCTAGTCATGATAGCCGATGCGAACCCTGAATCGCGCGTGCAGCTACGTAATTTTCTTGAAAATCAAGAGCATGAAATTCTCATCGCAGAGGATGGCGAAAAAGCTTTGGGGACCTTTCACGAACAAAAAGAGATCCAGGTAGTTTTCAGTGGTTTGATGATGCCAAAACTTGGTGGACTCGAACTTATGAAGGAATTGAAAGCTATTAATCGAAAACTACCATTTGTAGTTCTGATTCCTTTGGAATTTCCTGACATGGCGCGCCAGGCCCTTCGTCAGGGAGCTTGTGATTTCTTGATTCGTCCCTTCACCAATCGCGATCTTCATCGGACTCTGAAACGTGTCAACTCCCTAATGGCTGACTCACGCTTCAGCAACTACTGCTTGGAACACTCGATTCTTGAAAGCCGAACCATTGAGATGGAGAATGATTTCGAATATATTGGCTCCATTACCACCTTCATCACAAGAAATCTTCCCCGTTATGAGATTCTAAGACCCGAAGAACTCTTTACAATACGGATTGTACTCAAGGAAGCTTTGGAAAATGCCATTGTCCATGGGAACCTGGAAATGACGGATGTATTGCATCGGCTGGGATTTGAAGAGATGCGCGAAGCAATTGCTGAAAGACGTGAGGAAGAGCCCTATCGGAACCGCAGAATAGTTTTGAGTTACAAAATAAGTAAAAATTCTGCGAAGTACGTGATTAGAGATGAAGGCAAAGGCTTTGATCACGACTATGAGGCGGGGAATCAAGAAACTGAGGAAATTTTTCAGAATACGGGCAAGGGATTGCTCTTAATCACTAACTTCATGCATGAGGTATACTGGAATGAGCGCGGTAACGAAATCACGATGGTTCGCTATCGCAAGCGCAATAAAAGCTAGATATTCAATAATTTTATTGATTGGGCTTAGCTTTCTTTCATTTGCTTGCTCCACTGTTCAAGATACCAATATCCGCACACCGGCTCGAGAGCTATATAATCAAGCTGTCATCGCTTCCGAAGATCAGTTTTATACAGAAGCTGCAGAGCTTTTTCGAAAACTGAGCACTGAACATTCTGGCACCCAATTAGCCACACTAGCATACCTCCAACTTGGTGAACTTTTTTTCAAACGCACCAAGTGGGATGACGCAGAAGTCAATTATCGATCTTTTCTTATTAGAAATCCAAACAGCCATTTGACTCCTTATGTGATAAGCCAAATCATCAGTCTAAATTACGAAAGAAATCATTACGGCATTTTCATTCATGAAAGATCTTTTGACAGAGACATGGAGCCAAACCGTAAAATCATTCAGGAATATCAGAGATTCTATCTGCTCTATCGACAAAGTAATTACTTGGAGGATGTCACTGAATTACTTAGAAATGCCAGTAATGACTTGGCAGAGTATGAATTTGTTGTGGGAGAATATTATTTCTCACAAAAGGCTTACGACTCAGCTATCACAAGATATCTGTACCTTTTGAAAAATTTCCCGAAATTTGAGCGAAGAGATCAAATTGCTGAACGACTGATTGATGCCTATGAAAACAATCAACAGCCTGATCGAGCAAATTCCATAAGAATGATCCTTGAACTTCAATCATCTCAATCAACCTGAAATAATGATTTTTTCCCGTCTAGGTTTACTTGGTTTGACTGTTATCCTAGCTTCAAGCTGTGCGACACTTGAGAGATTGGTTCCTAATGAATCAGCTGAAGATAAGAACCAAGCGCAAGAGTTGGAACTACCCGCTTCAGTTAAACTTATCAGTGAAAATGAACTGAAAAAGCGTGAATCAAATCTTCAGGCAAAGCAGAATGCAACATCCAAAGAGCAAAATACTGAACTCAAGAAGAAAATTTTGAGCTTAGAGGCACAGCTTCTTCGTCAAGAGAAAGCCTTCGCTGAATTACAGGGTCAATGGACTACTAATTTTTCACTGATGGAAAAAGCTGTTTCGGAAACCCTTCGTGAGAATCAACAATTGATTGCTGAACTTCAGCAGAGTGTCGAAGCCATGCCCAATACTATGGTAGCTTCAGAAAAACCTCCAATCAGACAAGCTTCAACACCTTCCCAAGTCACCCCGAAGCCTATAACCCCAAAGCTTCTAACCTCACCAAATTCACAGGCTACTACAAAAACTCTGATCAATCAGCCCCCGAGCATCCCGGTAGTTGAGGAGGTTTCATTAGCATCACTCCAACAGAAACCCAAACCTCCTCCATTACCTGAGGTTAACGCATTGATTCAGAAAGAAGAAAAGGGCGATATACCGGATCAGGCTCCTCAAACAAATCTTACTTTGGAGGAATTTTCAAATGGTTCACAAACCAATGCTGCAGAAGTTGTTGATAAAAATAAATTGAATACAGCTGAAATTTTCGAGGATCTAGACTTAAACGAACCTGTACAGCCCTTGGCCCTTCAAAGGCGACCAGGTATTAAAAAATTATATAATCAGGGAATGTCTGCTTTTATTCAGGGTGACTATCCTGAGGCAGTAGATGTATTTGAAGGTTTTGTGGAGGAATTTGAAGATGATGTCGATAGTGATAATGCGTATTACTGGATCGGCTACTCCCAGTTTAAACTTGGCAAATGGGATGCTGCTGAGTCTGCATTTCGGAAGGTTTTACAAAACTATGAGCATCGTCCAACGTCTCAAGGTTTCAAGACCCCGGACGCAATTTACATGTTGGGTAAATTAGCGGAAACCCGGAAGCAACCCGAACGGGCCGCTTACTACTTCAAGAATGTCTTAGAGAATTATCCTGGTTCAGCCGCTGCTAATAATGCTCAAGAGGATTTAAG from SAR324 cluster bacterium encodes:
- a CDS encoding ATP-binding protein, whose amino-acid sequence is MLVMIADANPESRVQLRNFLENQEHEILIAEDGEKALGTFHEQKEIQVVFSGLMMPKLGGLELMKELKAINRKLPFVVLIPLEFPDMARQALRQGACDFLIRPFTNRDLHRTLKRVNSLMADSRFSNYCLEHSILESRTIEMENDFEYIGSITTFITRNLPRYEILRPEELFTIRIVLKEALENAIVHGNLEMTDVLHRLGFEEMREAIAERREEEPYRNRRIVLSYKISKNSAKYVIRDEGKGFDHDYEAGNQETEEIFQNTGKGLLLITNFMHEVYWNERGNEITMVRYRKRNKS
- the bamD gene encoding outer membrane protein assembly factor BamD, producing the protein MSAVTKSRWFAIASAIKARYSIILLIGLSFLSFACSTVQDTNIRTPARELYNQAVIASEDQFYTEAAELFRKLSTEHSGTQLATLAYLQLGELFFKRTKWDDAEVNYRSFLIRNPNSHLTPYVISQIISLNYERNHYGIFIHERSFDRDMEPNRKIIQEYQRFYLLYRQSNYLEDVTELLRNASNDLAEYEFVVGEYYFSQKAYDSAITRYLYLLKNFPKFERRDQIAERLIDAYENNQQPDRANSIRMILELQSSQST
- a CDS encoding tetratricopeptide repeat protein, which produces MIFSRLGLLGLTVILASSCATLERLVPNESAEDKNQAQELELPASVKLISENELKKRESNLQAKQNATSKEQNTELKKKILSLEAQLLRQEKAFAELQGQWTTNFSLMEKAVSETLRENQQLIAELQQSVEAMPNTMVASEKPPIRQASTPSQVTPKPITPKLLTSPNSQATTKTLINQPPSIPVVEEVSLASLQQKPKPPPLPEVNALIQKEEKGDIPDQAPQTNLTLEEFSNGSQTNAAEVVDKNKLNTAEIFEDLDLNEPVQPLALQRRPGIKKLYNQGMSAFIQGDYPEAVDVFEGFVEEFEDDVDSDNAYYWIGYSQFKLGKWDAAESAFRKVLQNYEHRPTSQGFKTPDAIYMLGKLAETRKQPERAAYYFKNVLENYPGSAAANNAQEDLRTLR